Genomic segment of Zingiber officinale cultivar Zhangliang chromosome 11B, Zo_v1.1, whole genome shotgun sequence:
GGCCTAGAACCATTAGGATTCCACCTAAAAGACTGAAATTTCAAGTGTTATGACAAAGAAATTAATAAGGATAATTCtatttgaagaagaaagaaaacaaacaaacaaaaaaaatcaaatggcGTCAGTTCCGAATAGGTTACCTTCCTAGATAAATCATTTCCCCTAAGAAAATAGTGGAACATATCAGCGTAAAAACAAGAGCCAAAGGTGTGAACATTGCTGTAAAAACAGGGCCCTTCTTCTCAATACAAAAGCTTTGTAAATAGATGTTCAGTCCTGTTACGACAAAGCCCTGGCATACAAAGTTCCTGTTATTCATCTTTTCTTGAGGAGAAAATAATTCTGATTCAACTGTAGTTAATTTCTTCTTATACAACTTCTGATTGGAAGATTATCAAACAATTGGCATATGGCCAAGGAAAAGGATTTTACTATGAAATCAAGAGATTGATGGGCTCAGTAAACGTACACAGTATAAAATAGCAAGTAGGCCTAAGTCCAACTGCAAGGTCCACTTGGAACTGTCTCTCTCAAATACCAGTGCAACGAAACCCGACTGAAAGGTGCTGAACAGACATTGGAGGGTAGTGAAAATAAGCTTAGAGGGGTATTCCTTTAACATAATTCCCTGTCAAAAGAGACATGATCAACATCTAATACACACACACCACGTTAATTTAGATAGTTTCAACAATATGGATAGATTACCTGTAGAACTAACCACATGGACCAAATCATATTGGCAATTATCAGGAAGATGGATCCTTCGATCCAACATCTTTTAGGAGTAAACACATTGTTTTGGTACTTGGTATTTTGGCCAGAGTAATGATGAAGGTTCAAAGTACGGATGTGAGTGCCTCTATATAGCGCAATTGTCAGGACACCAGCAAGGCAAAATGCAATTCCTAGTACCTTGCTTATTCCTGAAAGGCTTCTGAATTTGATATTCTCCATCCTAAACACATAAATGCACGTATTGAGACATATAGTTGTTGTTTTGAATCGAACATAAGCCGTCCATTTTGAATCGAACTTATGTGTTCATCAAACAGCTAAAACATGAATGGCCAAAAGAAGAATGAAAGTTGTTGCTTTCCTGACACATCATAATTAGTTGTTTAGTTTGTTGAGGTCTCATCTTAGTGGATTTAGTAGTGCTAGTTTTTTAATTTTACTGTTAACGACAACAATAAGAGGAGAGGAGAGTGGTGATGCTGCTTTTAGGATGTAGACTGATATTATTTCAGCAGAAAAATAAGTAAATTGCCTCACTATAGTTCTGACAATTTGAATGAATGATTACATGACAGGGAAGTTCGTTTAAACAGGAGAAACAATTCTTTGCATACTGATCCACCAAAATTATTGAAGGGAatgatcatgttttttttttttttttcagtttaatGAATTTAATTAACTCTCCCTAAACAAATGAAGCTGAAGAAGAGCCACAAACCTGAGGAAAATGGCAAAAAGGAAAGTAAATACTGGAATGGAGTTTGTAGCTGCTGAACCCATTGATGCTGAAGTATACTTCAAGCCTAAGCTATAGAAGTTTAAGCTCCATGTAAGCCTAAAGCGTTGAACAACATCAGCTCTATATAGTGAAACAAAACACTTAAACGGCATGTTGCATCAGTTGTATATAGTGAAACAAAACACTTAAACACCATTAACATACCCAAACAATGCAAGGCAGAACAGCTTCAGCAATATCATAAACGTCAGAGGCGGATAGTTTTTCCTGAAAGAACGACAGAGGGTGCAGATAAATCGCAAACAAGAGAGAATTTCGGAGAACTTTGAAAAGTGACATGTCTACGTACCTTTCAAAAACAAAAGCAAGCGGTACTAATAACATAGAGGCAGCTAATTGCCGATAGAAGATGAACACAAAGGTGCTTATACCCGTATCAAAAGCAGCCTTGGATAAAGCATAGAACCCAGCATATCCTAGTTGTACAAGGATTGCAGCAATATAAGGTTTCTTTGAATCCATGTCTCTCAAACAAGCCATTGGGGATGGGAAAATGGAATGCCTAACTATCTTTAAAAAGGCTCAAGGGTTGTCCCACTTTAGCATCACCTTCAGGGAGGGCATGCAAACACTTCCACTGCTTTGTGCAGGACACGCACTGACTTTACAACGCGTATCAAATTAGGTTTCACTACTTTATCTTTTCCTTGTTATGTGAAGTTTTATCTGTGTATGTACTTCTATTAGAAATTATAATTGAGAAATTAAAAGGTTTTAATACCTTTTGGATAGTTAAAGGGTGACATCTTATGAAAAAGTAGTGTACCTCTGAAAGGATGCGATCTACATCATCCAAATTAAAAGGGATGGATGAGATTTATttgaaccaagaggttcttatatcccttcatttagtataaataaagtccctcacatcctcatttcactcactcaattccttccaagcaaagcaagcattgcattccATACTTGCATTAGAGAGTTCGAGAAGCATCTTCGGTCcggaggtcttgcgatttgcaGTGCTGCTAACGCAAGAAAaagtcattgtatcttgggagacaATTGTCGTGTTCCGTGAGCACTGTGTGCAGGGCAAAttcgtcttaaagagatagagtctaactctagcCTCGACGCAACCAAAACGGTGGTATACCGTCATTCTATCCGTGCTCAGATTGACAATACAAAGATCCCAACAATTTTAagacgaatttttttttaatcgtgCAAACTGATGACTAGGATCAACGATGGTTCGACCACCATTccacacggagaaaagccggagaagtTCAATGGAATCGACTTCAAGCGATGGTAGCAAAAAATGCTGTTCTACCTGGCAACGCTAAACCTCGTACGATTTCTGCATGAAGAAACGTCAGTTGCTACGGAAGGAAAGTTCGATAATAAGGCTACATGTGACAAAAGGCGatatcgctcgcccccagcgcccccgccgcaccACGCCCAAGGtcttcacgagggaggtaaatcacggtagctGGAGAAGTTAGTGCGCAGTGGGAAGAGGTGCACAGGGACCAGGGAATTACACCCTGACTACCCTGCGGTTCGAACCCACGCTCTCAAGTGGCAAGCTTCTACGCACTAACCGCTCCAGATAACCCCGTGGGGCAATAATAAGGCTACATGTGATACGTGGACGCATGGAGATTTTCATGCCGCAACTACATTCTCAATGCATTAgacaacacgttgtataacgtgtattgttcgATGGAAACGGCAAAATTTATGTGGGAATCACTTGAAAAGAAATGCAAAATCAAAAACGCTgggttgaagaaattcatcgtcggacggtttctggatttcaagatgatgAATTTCAAGAGCGtgacatctcaagtccaagacatgCAACTGATAATGCATGATCTGGAAGTCGAAGACAGGAAGCTGAACGAGTCGTTCAAAGTAGTCGCGGTAATCGAGaaactccctccgtcatggaaacatttcaaaaattatctgAAGTACAAGCAAAAAGAGATGGAACTTGAAGACCTAATCCTAAGGCTACGAATTGAGGAAGATAATCGAAAGATATCCGACTCTAGAGGAACAAAGCAGACAATCGACGAGATGTCAAACCTGGCTGAGCCAAAAGCCAAAAAGCTGAATCAATCCAAAAGAAAGACTCAAGGCAAGAAATTCAAAGGCACATGCTACAATTATGGAAAGTCGGGACACATGTCCAAAGACTGTAGACGCCCGAAGAAACCAACCAAGAGTCAGAAGAATGCTATGAACCAAGTCGTAACTTCTGACGACATGGAATTGAATCTCATTGTGGTCTTGTTTGAAGCCAACACGATGATGGATAACCCAAAGCAGCGGTGGATCAATATTGGAGAAACACATCATATCTATTCtaataaggcgatgttctccaagtatactccaataagtggaagaaagctctatatgggcaattccacGACATCCCCAATTGTCGG
This window contains:
- the LOC122034678 gene encoding WAT1-related protein At5g64700-like isoform X1 is translated as MACLRDMDSKKPYIAAILVQLGYAGFYALSKAAFDTGISTFVFIFYRQLAASMLLVPLAFVFERKNYPPLTFMILLKLFCLALFGADVVQRFRLTWSLNFYSLGLKYTSASMGSAATNSIPVFTFLFAIFLRMENIKFRSLSGISKVLGIAFCLAGVLTIALYRGTHIRTLNLHHYSGQNTKYQNNVFTPKRCWIEGSIFLIIANMIWSMWLVLQGIMLKEYPSKLIFTTLQCLFSTFQSGFVALVFERDSSKWTLQLDLGLLAILYCGFVVTGLNIYLQSFCIEKKGPVFTAMFTPLALVFTLICSTIFLGEMIYLGSLLGGILMVLGLYSVLWGKAKERVSSEVSIEDGKTHTEEKEATDHSDAVPQ
- the LOC122034678 gene encoding WAT1-related protein At5g64700-like isoform X2; protein product: MACLRDMDSKKPYIAAILVQLGYAGFYALSKAAFDTGISTFVFIFYRQLAASMLLVPLAFVFERKNYPPLTFMILLKLFCLALFGLTWSLNFYSLGLKYTSASMGSAATNSIPVFTFLFAIFLRMENIKFRSLSGISKVLGIAFCLAGVLTIALYRGTHIRTLNLHHYSGQNTKYQNNVFTPKRCWIEGSIFLIIANMIWSMWLVLQGIMLKEYPSKLIFTTLQCLFSTFQSGFVALVFERDSSKWTLQLDLGLLAILYCGFVVTGLNIYLQSFCIEKKGPVFTAMFTPLALVFTLICSTIFLGEMIYLGSLLGGILMVLGLYSVLWGKAKERVSSEVSIEDGKTHTEEKEATDHSDAVPQ